A DNA window from Engystomops pustulosus chromosome 6, aEngPut4.maternal, whole genome shotgun sequence contains the following coding sequences:
- the LOC140066145 gene encoding lysosomal protective protein-like produces MMFPLLVCAMFLGGHPGEAAPEKDKISNLPGLDNQPSCQQFSGFLDVPGGKHLHYWFVECQDNPKSCPLVLWLNGGPGCSSLAGLLTEHGPFMIQPDGKTLKDNKHSWNKIANVLYLESPAGVGYSYSDDKEYEIGDAQVAKDNYMALKDFFRLFPEFAENDFYITGESYGGFYVPALAVEVMKDSSINLKGLAIGNGITDYAMDRRSLLYFGYYHGLMDKDTWDRLESTCCDKDRCNLLQPRGFLCKAAIRLTHFMTFKMNPKLNIYNLYHPCVEGEPGEIRDYGDHVKVYHPGTMSIESHSQLSARMRDISRLNKTISMGVPCVNDTDITTYLTNPKVRSALHIPDNLPRWEICNEEVFRYFDREMEDSREQYLQIINEKKYRILVYSGDTDMACNFLGIEWFIDSLGLEVEESYHPWMYKDGEQSQIAGFAIRYANLTLLTVKGAGHMVPIDKPLEAFQMFQRFIKNEPF; encoded by the exons ATG ATGTTTCCATTATTGGTTTGTGCTATGTTTCTGGGTGGTCATCCAGGAGAAGCTGCTCCAGAGAAAGATAAGATCTCCAACCTCCCTGGTCTGGATAACCAACCCTCATGTCAACAGTTTTCTGGATTTCTTGATGTGCCCGGTGGAAAACATCTCCATTATTG GTTTGTGGAGTGTCAGGATAATCCCAAGTCTTGTCCTTTGGTCTTGTGGCTGAACGGAGGTCCTGGCTGCAGCAGCCTTGCTGGTCTTTTGACTGAGCATGGTCCATTCATG ATTCAACCGGACGGAAAGACCCTAAAAGACAACAAACATTCCTGGAATAAG ATTGCAAATGTCCTGTATCTGGAGTCTCCTGCTGGAGTTGGATATTCCTATTCTGATGACAAAGAATATGAAATAGGTGATGCACAG GTCGCTAAGGACAACTACATGGCTCTGAAGGATTTTTTCCGCCTGTTCCCAGAATTTGCTGAAAATGATTTTTACATAACAGGAGAGAGTTATGGAGGCTTTTATGTTCCTGCTCTGGCAGTGGAGGTGATGAAGGACAGCAGCATAAACCTGAAG GGCCTTGCTATAGGAAATGGGATTACTGATTATGCAATGGACCGTCGCTCTCTATTATATTTTGGATATTACCATGGTCTCATGGATAAAGA CACATGGGATCGTCTAGAATCCACTTGCTGCGACAAGGACCGGTGCAATTTACTGCAGCCCAGAGGTTTCTTATGCAAAGCGGCG ATTCGATTAACCCACTTCATGACATTCAAGATGAACCCCAAGCTgaatatatataatctatatcaCCCATGTGTGGAGGGAGAACCTGGAGAGATCAG AGATTATGGGGATCATGTTAAAGTTTATCACCCTGGTACAATGTCTATTGAGAGCCATTCCCAACTCAGTGCG AGGATGAGGGATATATCCCGATTAAACAAGACAATATCCATGGGGGTTCCCTGTGTAAATGACACAGACATCACTACCTACCTGACAAACCCCAAGGTGCGGTCAGCGTTACACATCCCAGATAACCTGCCCCGCTGGGAGATCTGCAA TGAGGAAGTGTTTCGTTACTTTGATAGGGAGATGGAAGATTCACGTGAGCAATACCTTCAGATTATAAATGAGAAA AAGTACCGCATCCTCGTATATTCTGGAGATACAGACATGGCATGCAACTTTCTGGGTATTGAGTGGTTCATTGATTCTCTTGGCCTGGAG GTAGAGGAGTCTTACCATCCTTGGATGTACAAAGATGGTGAGCAGTCCCAGATTGCTGGTTTTGCCATACGATATGCCAACCTCACCCTCTTAACTGTAAAG GGAGCCGGTCACATGGTGCCAATAGACAAACCTCTAGAAGCTTTCCAAATGTTCCAGAGATTCATCAAGAACGAGCCCTTCTAG